One part of the Aspergillus luchuensis IFO 4308 DNA, chromosome 5, nearly complete sequence genome encodes these proteins:
- a CDS encoding uncharacterized protein (COG:S;~EggNog:ENOG410PYE1;~InterPro:IPR010730;~PFAM:PF06985), whose amino-acid sequence MPKHLENFPLHPERNEIRLLTILPSTKAESIIRCSLESVSLDNRPEFEAISYVWGDASKKTDIIINDILFYVTRSVDKTLRLLRRKYRRRVVWIDFVCINQHDVPEKNTQVPLLGRVYESASAVIAMMVNSNMDLRAAISWTKACVPGRITQETGAWRVLDKLNRYRQRAEDLRAMRLLNAYEQFRLIKDDPYWTRMWTYQEYQLANSYPTCMSGTLTFNAYSMLAFARESLVQAYRNDQQFQEAFRRRYGEAEFRKLWLLREPTERSKNEYTLYHFQKTWHRQCKDPRDKVYALYSLLPSLQTKYPPDYNKPVEQVMHETTAYIVTQKCPGALSSFKLWQRNRSPGFSSSYPSWILDLGCAAESLDAFFGEYGWYSDPTVPLPTTTDDLSTMTICARRIGSCFPVVQLASTMPDIIDQFVSITDVRYDTWGSLESRRLSLVHACLAYTHLHGKFTLNTSAKITETFHLLHEIDILRASRGGRSSVMFFRRILGRLFSEWMIR is encoded by the coding sequence ATGCCCAAACATCTAGAGAACTTTCCTTTACATCCAGAACGAAACGAAATCCGTCTCCTCACTATCTTACCCAGCACAAAGGCTGAATCCATAATCAGGTGCTCTCTCGAGTCTGTATCACTGGACAATAGGCCTGAGTTTGAGGCTATTTCGTATGTCTGGGGAGATGCCTCGAAGAAGACAGATATAATCATCAATGATATCCTCTTTTACGTGACACGGAGTGTGGATAAAACgctccgtcttcttcgccgtAAGTATCGGCGACGAGTGGTATGGATCGACTTTGTCTGCATCAATCAGCATGATGTCCCTGAAAAGAACACACAAGTCCCATTACTTGGGCGTGTTTATGAAAGCGCGTCTGCGGTTATTGCTATGATGGTGAATAGTAACATGGATCTACGTGCTGCGATTTCTTGGACAAAGGCATGCGTGCCGGGCCGGATCACTCAAGAAACTGGTGCATGGCGTGTCCTGGACAAACTGAACAGATACCGCCAGAGAGCTGAAGACCTAAGGGCGATGCGGCTGCTCAACGCGTACGAACAATTCCGACTCATCAAGGATGACCCTTACTGGACACGCATGTGGACATATCAGGAATACCAGCTGGCCAATAGCTATCCAACTTGCATGAGTGGAACACTCACATTCAATGCTTACTCGATGCTCGCATTCGCCCGTGAGAGTCTAGTGCAGGCATATAGGAACGATCAACAATTTCAGGAGGCATTTAGACGAAGGTATGGTGAAGCAGAATTCAGAAAGCTTTGGCTTCTTCGTGAGCCAACCGAGCGATCCAAAAACGAGTATACCCTATATCACTTTCAAAAGACATGGCATCGACAGTGCAAGGATCCTCGAGATAAAGTGTACGCACTTTACAGTCTGCTCCCTTCTCTACAAACCAAATACCCGCCGGACTACAATAAACCAGTTGAGCAGGTCATGCACGAAACAACAGCATATATCGTGACACAGAAATGCCCCGGAGCTCTGAGCTCCTTCAAACTCTGGCAAAGGAATCGTTCACCTGGTTTCTCATCTTCTTATCCGTCCTGGATTCTCGACCTCGGTTGTGCCGCTGAATCTCTGGATGCCTTCTTCGGTGAATATGGCTGGTACTCAGACCCCACGGTTCCATTGCCTACGACCACAGACGACCTGTCCACTATGACAATTTGTGCTCGTCGCATCGGCTCCTGCTTCCCGGTTGTACAACTGGCCTCTACAATGCCAGATATCATCGATCAATTTGTTAGCATTACAGATGTACGCTATGATACCTGGGGGAGCTTGGAATCCAGGCGTCTAAGTCTCGTGCATGCGTGCCTGGCTTATACTCATCTTCACGGCAAATTTACACTTAATACAAGCGCCAAAATAACAGAGAcattccatcttctccatgagATTGACATACTTCGCGCAAGCCGTGGTGGAAGGAGCTCTGTGATGTTCTTCCGTCGAATTCTGGGAAGATTGTTTTCGGAGTGGATGATCCGATAG
- a CDS encoding flavin-containing monooxygenase (COG:Q;~EggNog:ENOG410PUQX;~InterPro:IPR020946,IPR036188;~PFAM:PF13450;~TransMembrane:1 (i78-95o);~go_function: GO:0004499 - N,N-dimethylaniline monooxygenase activity [Evidence IEA];~go_function: GO:0050660 - flavin adenine dinucleotide binding [Evidence IEA];~go_function: GO:0050661 - NADP binding [Evidence IEA];~go_process: GO:0055114 - oxidation-reduction process [Evidence IEA]), with protein sequence MSSVKTAKSNPLILPLGPLNGRTTTGKYNIDLNDDGKPLATEQHGSKDFHLFNGRQHANPSPALISERPIDQPRPLKLIYIGAGISGIVAAIQFLKAVPHLELTIYEKNPELGGTWFENRYPGCACDVPSHTYQPSFESWTKWSHFFSGSEEILEYWKCVAQKYNVRKHIHFNRRCIEARWNDTTNLWTVQIQDVLTGDTFEDSADVLMTGTGLLNEWKWLSIPGLDSFKGHLLHSASWDEGFNPEGKAVAVIGSGSTAVQIVPAIIDEVKSMDHYIRGGTWISNQHGSSNLAARTNNHAMNFRYTEKEKREWRDDPSSYLKYRKELELEIQSQFAISQRDSDIQKTATAQLRAGMRERLKAKPELLDLLLPDFPPLCNRLTPAPGYLEALVSPKVNVIGTPIARVDESGIITTDGKHRPVDAIICATGFEKNLGANFPIIGRDGSSLRDKYANRPETYLGLCTDGFPNFFQSLGPNSFQGAGNLLIMIEQTHAYVAQILSRMAYGNVGTVEPKRKQVLNFTNYAEKYFERTVYSSECNSWYKSPPAGATTLQQRKSGRVTALWPGSSLHAIRALEHVRWEDFETTAYDGNEFGWFGNGWAEVENSSERGNPDAMAWYMNRTSFLDGGG encoded by the exons ATGTCTTCAGTCAAAACAGCTAAAAGCAATCCATTGATACTTCCTCTTGGTCCTCTCAACGGCCGAACAACCACAGGCAAATACAACATCGATCTCAATGACGATGGGAAGCCTTTGGCCACCGAGCAGCATGGCTCAAAGGACTTTCATCTTTTCAATGGCCGCCAACATGCCAATCCCAGCCCTGCGTTGATCTCGGAGCGTCCTATTGATCAGCCGCGGCCACTGAAACTCATCTACATCGGTGCAGGCATTTCAGGAATTGTCGCTGCCATTCAGTTTCTGAAGGCTGTGCCGCACTTGGAATTGACTATTTATGAGAAGAATCCCGAACTAGGAGGGACATGGTTCGAAAATAGATATCCAGGCTGCGCGTGTG ATGTGCCGTCTCACACTTATCAGCCTAGTTTTGAGTCATGGACTAAATGGAGCCACTTCTTCTCTGGATCAGAAGAGATTCTCGAGTACTGGAAATGTGTGGCCCAGAAATACAATGTTCGGAAACATATACATTTCAATCGGCGATGTATCGAAGCACGATGGAACGATACCACCAACTTATGGACTGTCCAAATCCAAGACGTACTTACTGGAGATACTTTCGAAGACTCGGCCGACGTGCTGATGACTGGAACGGGCCTGCTTAACGAGTGGAAGTGGCTTTCAATACCTGGTCTAGATTCCTTTAAGGGACATCTGCTCCACAGCGCTAGCTGGGACGAAGGCTTCAATCCTGAG GGAAAAGCCGTAGCCGTAATCGGCTCCGGAAGCACCGCAGTCCAGATCGTCCCCGCAATCATCGACGAAGTCAAGTCTATGGACCACTACATTCGTGGAGGGACATGGATATCCAACCAACACGGTAGCTCTAACCTTGCTGCACGAACAAACAATCACGCTATGAATTTTCGCTACACGGAAAAAGAGAAGCGGGAGTGGCGGGATGACCCATCATCATACCTCAAGTATCGCAAGGAACTAGAGCTAGAGATCCAGAGCCAATTCGCCATTTCCCAACGGGATAGCGATATCCAGAAGACTGCGACAGCACAACTCCGAGCGGGCATGCGGGAGAGACTAAAAGCAAAACCCGAGCTACTGGATCTCCTGCTTCCTGATTTTCCTCCGCTCTGTAACCGGTTGACACCTGCTCCTGGATATCTGGAGGCTTTAGTATCGCCGAAAGTCAATGTAATTGGCACACCAATTGCTCGTGTCGATGAATCTGGTATTATCACCACAGATGGTAAACATCGCCCCGTGGACGCGATCATCTGCGCAACTGGCTTCGAGAAGAACCTAGGGGCCAATTTCCCAATTATAGGTCGTGATGGTAGCAGCCTTCGTGACAAGTATGCCAACCGGCCAGAGACATATTTAGGCCTTTGCACCGACGGATTCCCCAATTTCTTCCAGTCCCTGGGACCCAATTCATTTCAAGGCGCAGGAAATCTCCTCATCATGATAGAGCAGACACATGCATATGTCGCGCAGATATTATCGCGAATGGCCTATGGCAATGTTGGGACCGTAGAACCAAAGCGGAAACAGGTCCTAAATTTCACCAACTACGCAGAGAAGTATTTTGAGCGAACGGTCTACAGCTCTGAATGCAACAGTTGGTACAAATCACCTCCTGCCGGCGCAACAACTCTGCAGCAGCGTAAGAGCGGTCGTGTTACTGCTCTTTGGCCCGGAAGTAGCCTCCATGCTATTAGAGCACTTGAACATGTGAGGTGGGAAGACTTTGAGACTACAGCATATGACGGTAATGAGTTTGGGTGGTTCGGAAATGGTTGGGCTGAGGTGGAGAATTCTTCGGAGAGAGGAAATCCGGATGCAATGGCCTGGTACATGAACCGGACGTCGTTtcttgatggtggtggttag
- a CDS encoding S-adenosylmethionine:tRNA ribosyltransferase-isomerase (COG:J;~EggNog:ENOG410PH3S;~InterPro:IPR036100,IPR042118,IPR042119,IPR003699;~PFAM:PF02547;~go_function: GO:0016740 - transferase activity [Evidence IEA];~go_function: GO:0016853 - isomerase activity [Evidence IEA]): MKTTEFEFDLDYKVMPHDPVELRGKTRDSGKMIVLDRESSKIDHAIFSSIGDYFRPGDLLVLNDSYMLSNTLWFEHGNNETLQLTVYGHEPDGTTIVELKKPEVTFKRGQTLTSLNEEKLKCTLLDQQPDKLWKVQFSPADLLLPTLDQYGARLDENIHLNPTYWKEKPDAYRSVYAKKPGSLEIPSAGLHFSHELLAEISAKGVEIAYITLHVGATEILSVRHISVEEIEKHKVRSEYYEVSERTSAQLNRARGEGRRVIAVGTTVMRTLETITREIGRKGTIKPQHGWTDLYIYPGFEFNAVDVLLTNSHRPRSSHIVLTAAFAGTEFVMRSYKEIQEKGDYEFDMFGDCMLIT; encoded by the coding sequence ATGAAGACTACCGAATTTGAATTCGACCTTGACTACAAGGTCATGCCCCATGACCCCGTCGAGCTGCGAGGTAAAACCCGCGATAGCGGAAAGATGATTGTCTTGGATCGTGAAAGCTCCAAGATCGATCATGCCATATTCTCCAGCATTGGAGACTACTTCCGCCCCGGAGACCTTCTCGTGCTAAACGACAGCTACATGTTGTCAAACACCCTGTGGTTCGAGCACGGCAACAACGAAACCCTACAACTAACCGTCTACGGCCACGAGCCAGACGGCACCACCATCGTCGAGCTTAAGAAGCCCGAGGTCACCTTCAAACGAGGGCAAACCCTCACCTCCCTGAACGAAGAGAAGCTCAAATGCACTCTCCTTGACCAGCAGCCCGATAAACTGTGGAAGGTCCAGTTCAGTCCCGctgacctcctcctcccaactCTCGACCAATACGGAGCACGGCTCGACGAAAATATCCATTTAAACCCCACATACTGGAAGGAAAAGCCCGATGCTTACCGCTCTGTGTACGCTAAGAAGCCCGGCTCTTTGGAGATACCCTCCGCCGGACTGCACTTCTCTCACGAGCTCCTCGCCGAGATCTCCGCCAAGGGTGTGGAAATCGCCTATATCACTCTGCATGTGGGGGCGACTGAGATCCTCTCTGTTCGCCATATTAGTGTTGAGGAGATCGAAAAGCACAAGGTGCGATCGGAGTACTACGAGGTCAGTGAAAGGACCTCAGCACAGCTGAATCGGGCACGGGGCGAGGGCCGTCGCGTTATTGCTGTCGGCACGACCGTTATGCGTACGCTGGAGACCATTACCCGGGAGATCGGCCGCAAGGGTACCATCAAGCCCCAGCATGGATGGACGGATCTCTATATCTATCCGGGATTCGAGTTCAATGCTGTGGATGTGCTGCTTACCAATTCGCATCGCCCGCGGTCTAGTCATATTGTACTTACGGCTGCGTTCGCGGGAACAGAGTTTGTTATGAGGAGCTATAAGGAAATtcaggagaagggggattACGAGTTTGATATGTTTGGGGATTGTATGCTGATTACTTAA
- the hasF gene encoding Zn(II)2Cys6 domain-containing transcription factor hasF (COG:K;~EggNog:ENOG410Q2P9;~InterPro:IPR036864,IPR007219,IPR001138;~PFAM:PF00172,PF04082;~go_function: GO:0000981 - DNA-binding transcription factor activity, RNA polymerase II-specific [Evidence IEA];~go_function: GO:0003677 - DNA binding [Evidence IEA];~go_function: GO:0008270 - zinc ion binding [Evidence IEA];~go_process: GO:0006351 - transcription, DNA-templated [Evidence IEA];~go_process: GO:0006355 - regulation of transcription, DNA-templated [Evidence IEA]), whose product MDTHHPPEAHSSSTEFISSPAPSSLSRPITSCLSCRHRKVKCDRRQPQCSKCERGGHACSYVSKQESSRIMKPRSTSGSTMSSSTLARINPGLQRLANFMAQARAYEESSAHGPLSQSLDTFIPTSTTQPTSAADSSGAHNPRSEEDALILDNGVPHFVSGKHWAWMAAELHDIQSILSESQRCSSPTGTLDEVVWDTDSPLETSLSTNSFWPNTREDCYLLLNTFLANVDPIVRIIHRPSLSRRFDAFVRFQYADSREDTPTGGESRNNGTILSPKKTDAFMPLAMSIFYAAVNSMKDTDVLSMFGLSKVSLLKRYRMGTEVLLKRQNFMTSRVFEVLQAFVILLTAKYKEDDMGKVWPLTGLAIRMAMFQGLHRDPLALPLGTIDTVQVELRRRLWAQICYLDFRTAEDHGFAPSIHASDFDTRRPISLDDVDLVEGTAPLSGLSDAPKFTDMTIYLLRITAASYYGRIIQITHASRKRLRSGLHGLTVDEPQALMELQGLLQTATAIAGEIERGLDELVRYCDKRVIMQAMALDLSRHLKTKFWVMFWMQISRQDREKIITPAMRRNIFVDAATAVETWCAISSSPACEPYRWHITSHAGFNLILYVLSELQSSIFQEPEWVDLRHRGLQLANTIYDLRGQHTTGAWPAIIWLVNRIRFQQGPAGSPAPGMAANAAASGNAVAGLGSSSNNQPIIMREAGPAGPAGAAGVDSATPISPPGMDFDAGDLMGLINFEEFDLSDFLTIDGIGLAGLPR is encoded by the exons ATGGACACACATCACCCCCCAGAAGCGCACTCATCGTCTACTGAGTTTATATCATCGCCAGCACCGAGTAGTCTCTCGCGTCCCATCACGTCATGCTTATCCTGCCGTCATCGCAAGGTCAAGTGCGACCGTCGTCAACCGCAATGCTCAAAATGTGAGCGAGGCGGTCATGCCTGTTCCTATGTATCGAAGCAGGAGTCAAGCCGGATAATGAAACCCCGCAGTACGAGTGGCTCCACGATGTCTTCGTCGACGCTGGCTCGAATTAATCCAGGTCTGCAGCGGCTGGCCAACTTTATGGCACAAGCGAGAGCATATGAGGAATCCTCAGCGCATGGCCCCTTGTCGCAGTCGCTGGATACCTTCATACCCACTTCAACAACGCAACCGACATCAGCAGCCGACAGTTCGGGTGCCCACAATCCGCGATCGGAGGAAGATGCCCTCATCCTGGATAACGGAGTTCCCCACTTTGTTTCTGGCAAACACTGGGCCTGGATGGCAGCAGAG CTCCATGACATTCAATCAATACTCTCGGAATCCCAAAGATGCTCCTCCCCAACTGGGACACTTGACGAGGTTGTATGGGATACCGATTCTCCTCTAGAAACGTCACTTAGCACCAACAGCTTCTGGCCGAATACTCGGGAAGATTGCTATTTGCTGCTGAACACGTTCCTCGCCAATGTCGACCCAATAGTTCGTATTATCCACCGACCGAGTTTGTCTCGTCGCTTCGACGCCTTTGTGCGCTTTCAATATGCCGACAGTCGAGAGGATACCCCGACCGGAGGGGAAAGCCGCAACAACGGTACGATCTTGAGTCCCAAGAAGACGGACGCCTTCATGCCACTGGCCATGTCTATATTCTACGCGGCCGTCAACAGTATGAAGGATACAGATGTACTCAGTATGTTCGGCTTGAGTAAAGTCTCCCTTCTCAAAAGATATCGAATGGGAACAGAGGTGCTTCTCAAGCGCCAGAATTTCATGACATCAAGGGTCTTTGAGGTCCTCCAAGCATTTGTGATATTACTA ACTGCGAAATATAAAGAAGATGACATGGGCAAAGTTTGGCCTTTAACAGGCCTGGCCATTCGGATGGCAATGTTTCAGGGACTCCACCGGGACCCCCTAGCCCTACCACTGGGGACGATCGACACCGTGCAGGTAGAGCTGCGCCGTCGCCTATGGGCGCAGATCTGCTATCTGGATTTCCGGACCGCGGAAGATCACGGCTTCGCGCCGTCGATTCACGCATCGGACTTCGACACGCGTCGACCTATCAGTTTGGACGATGTAGATCTGGTCGAAGGCACTGCCCCCTTATCCGGCCTCTCTGATGCCCCCAAATTCACCGATATGACCATCTACCTCCTGCGCATCACAGCCGCCAGTTACTATGGGCGCATTATTCAGATAACGCATGCGTCGCGTAAGCGGCTGCGGAGCGGCCTGCATGGTCTGACTGTTGACGAGCCTCAAGCCTTGATGGAGCTGCAAGGACTGTTGCAGACCGCCACTGCAATTGCAGGCGAGATAGAGAGGGGCCTCGACGAGCTGGTTCGGTACTGCGATAAGAGGGTGATTATGCAAGCGATGGCCTTGGATCTCAGCCGGCATCTCAAGACCAAATTCTGGGTCATGTTCTGGATGCAAATATCCCGACAGGATCGCGAGAAGATCATCACTCCCGCCATGAGACGAAA CATATTTGTCGACGCTGCCACCGCCGTAGAAACTTGGTGCGCCATTTCGTCAAGCCCGGCCTGCGAACCCTATCGATGGCACATAACCTCGCACGCGGGCttcaacctcatcctctATGTCCTCTCCGAGCTCCAGAGTTCCATTTTCCAGGAGCCTGAATGGGTAGATCTCCGCCATCGTGGACTTCAACTCGCCAACACCATCTACGATCTCCGTGGTCAGCATACTACGGGCGCCTGGCCCGCAATCATTTGGTTGGTGAATCGTATTCGGTTCCAGCAAGGTCCGGCTGGGAGTCCTGCCCCTGGCATGGCTGCCAACGCTGCTGCCAGCGGTAATGCTGTCGCTGGGCTCGGTAGTTCGTCGAATAACCAGCCTATTATCATGAGAGAGGCTGGTCCTGCTGGtcctgctggtgctgcgggGGTTGATAGTGCTACCCCGATTAGCCCGCCCGGGATGGACTTTGATGCAGGAGATCTAATGGGGCTGATCAACTTCGAGGAGTTCGATCTCTCAGATTTTCTGACGATTGATGGGATAGGACTTGCGGGGCTTCCGCGGTAA
- a CDS encoding uncharacterized protein (COG:G;~EggNog:ENOG410Q2B1;~InterPro:IPR020846,IPR011701,IPR036259;~PFAM:PF07690;~TransMembrane:12 (i68-93o130-150i157-175o181-204i216-237o249-266i307-327o342-365i400-417o423-446i467-484o490-512i);~go_function: GO:0022857 - transmembrane transporter activity [Evidence IEA];~go_process: GO:0055085 - transmembrane transport [Evidence IEA]): MSMKTRTDHERTDSDNTLALPNVETGLGPEREKIDNNASRWVRRGFLPWLCMVPSVQNPRSYSSGVKWFLTFIVAAGGLVVPLSSGVLFRMYLLSTTLFRQTSNLHVGCKTACLLEIAADLHTTESVVNLSIAFGSLAVAITPLWWSYLAELYGRRLVYLLSFFFLGLFCILAAISPNIGMFIAMRLLGSASSASLQSVSAGTISDMFEPHERGKAMGAFMLGPMLGPMFAPIIGGALTMRWGWRSTQWFMVIYGWAVFMVMVIFLPETATNLAENQREHRASASSPAKKAIHFVLKPIEAAKLLQYPPILITVYYTAIVFATYYLICVSIEDTFAVAPYSWSPVIVGIAYIPGGLGLLFGAIIGGRWQDAIMARTARKEGRYDEVGELILHPVDRLGENCLMAGILFPGALFWWGWTAEKQVFWLVPLIGNFFYGFSGMILTNVTMTMLTEFTPKKSTVGVAVNNLLRNSLSCVSAVIAQPLFDAIGTGWSFTAACIFCLLSGIPLILLRIKREEWSRKMKATLGSD, from the exons ATGAGCATGAAAACCAGGACAGACCATGAGCGAACGGACTCAGACAACACACTCGCCCTGCCTAACGTCGAGACAGGGTTGGGACCTGAGCGCGAGAAGATTGATAATAACGCCTCCAGGTGGGTGCGCAGAGGGTTTCTTCCGTGGTTGTGTATGGTCCCGTCCGTACAGAATCCCCGGTCCTACAGCTCCGGAGTAAAGTGGTTCTTGACCTTCATCGTTGCTGCCGGTGGTTTAGTCGTTCCGTTGAGCAGCGGTGTCTTGTTCCGTATGTACCTTCTCTCTACTACTCTCTTCAGACAGACTTCGAACTTACATGTTGGTTGTAAAacagcttgcttgcttgaaATCGCTGCCGACCTTCATACCACCGAATCTGTCGTCAACCTGTCCATCGCCTTCGGTTCCCTTGCCGTCGCCATCACCCCCCTCTGGTGGTCTTACCTTGCCGAGCTCTATGGTCGCCGTCTCGTATATCtgctgtctttcttctttctcggaCTTTTCTGTATCCTAGCAGCCATCAGCCCCAATATCGGCATGTTCATCGCCATGCGCCTTCTCGGCAGCGCCTCAAGCGCGTCCCTTCAATCCGTCAGCGCAGGTACTATTTCCGACATGTTTGAGCCGCACGAGCGCGGAAAGGCCATGGGTGCCTTCATGCTAGGGCCCATGCTAGGTCCCATGTTCGCCCCCATAATCGGGGGAGCGCTCACTATGCGTTGGGGCTGGCGCAGCACGCAGTGGTTTATGGTAATTTATGGATGGGCCGtgttcatggtgatggtcatTTTTCTACCGGAGACAGCAACAAATCTGGCAGAAAATCAGCGCGAGCACCGTGCCAGTGCTAGCAGCCCCGCTAAGAAGGCCATCCACTTTGTCCTTAAGCCCATAGAGGCCGCCAAGCTCCTACAGTACCCGCCTATCCTAATCACGGTCTACTATACGGCGATAGTGTTTGCTACCTATTACCTCATTTGCGTCTCGATCGAGGATACCTTTGCCGTAGCCCCGTACTCCTGGAGCCCTGTGATCGTCGGGATCGCCTACATCCCTGGGGGtctggggttgttgttcggGGCAATCATCGGTGGTCGCTGGCAGGATGCAATTATGGCACGCACTGCCCGAAAGGAAGGCAGGTATGACGAGGTAGGAGAGTTGATCTTGCATCCAGTCGATAGGTTAGGGGAAAATTGCCTAATGGCGGGCATTCTGTTCCCCGGGGCACTCttttggtggggatggaCGGCCGAGAAGCAGGTCTTCTGGCTGGTGCCG CTGATCGGAAATTTCTTCTATGGCTTCAGTGGAATGATCCTTACCAACGTGACCATGACCATGCTGACAGAGTTCACCCCAAAGAAGTCGACCGTCGGCGTTGCGGTGAACAATCTGCTGCGAAATAGCCTGTCGTGTGTTAGTGCGGTCATCGCTCAACCGCTTTTCGATGCGATTGGAACCGGATGGTCTTTCACCGCCGCTTGTATCTTCTGTCTGCTGAGTGGCATTCCGTTGATCCTTCTACGGATAAAGCGGGAGGAATGGAGTCGGAAGATGAAGGCTACCTTGGGAAGTGATTAA